The genomic interval ACGGTCAAGCCGTGTCTTCCCCATCGCCGCCCGGTCCGCGAGGATGGGGGAATGGTCGCGTCGACGAGGAGCTCCCGATGACCTGGAGCACGCGCAGGCTCGCGGAACTGGCCGGCACCACGGTGAAGAGCGTGCGCCACTACCATGCCGTGGGTCTGCTCGAGGAGCCCGGCAGGGCGGCGAACGGGTACAAGCAGTACGGCACGTCCCACCTGGTGCGCCTGCTGCAGATCACTCGGCTGCGGAAGCTGGGGATGTCCCTCGCCGACATCGCGGAGGCCGGGGAGTCCGACGCGAGCTACGTCGAGGCGGTGCAGGCGCTCGACGCCCGACTCGCCGACTCGATCGCGCGTCAGCAGGCCGTCCGCGCAGAGCTGGCGGACCTGATGGTCCACTCCGCCGGACCGGACGTGCCGGCCGGCTTCGAGGGCGTCGCCGACAGCCTCACCGCCGCGGACCGCGCGATGATCACGATCAGCGGCGCGCTCCATGACGACTCGGGAATGCGCGAGCTGCACAGCATCGTCGCGGATCATCAGGAGGCCGACGAGGACTTCAACGCGCTCGCGCCCGATGCGGACGACGACACCGTGAGCGCCGTGGCGGCGCAGATGGCCACGGTTCTGCGGGCCATCCACGAGCGCTACCCGAGCACGCTGACGCCGCCGACCGCCGTCGGGAACCGCGAGCAGGCCGTGAGGGAGGCGCTGAACCAGGCCGTCACGGACCTCTACAACCCCGCGCAGCTCGAGGTGCTGCGCCGGGCCTATCGCCGCGCGCGTGAGGACGCCGAGCACGGGATGCGCAGGGCGGACCACGATTGATCGACGGGGACGTCGGCCCGGGCCCGTCCTCGGGTCCGATGATCGCGGTTGACCTGGGAGGCGGCACGGCGGTCACGGCGGCGCCATCGTCGCGCACGGCCACCGCCTCGATCCCGTCGATCCGTCATCCTCGGCGCCATGCGCGAAGGAGAAGCTCCTCCCGCCCGCCTCGGCGAGCTGCCGACGCCGGGTGCGGGAGATGGCGGAGCGATCGACCGGAGATCAGTCGTCGCTGTTCGAGATGGAGACCGTACGGCTCCCTGGTAGGCCAGGCGGGGCTTGAACCCGCGACCGACGGAGTACCGACCAGTCCCGGGTGTACTGCCTGGTGAGAGCCGCAAGGATGTCACGTGACCTGCGACGACGACCCCAGGGGTGTAAGTCAAGTTCAGGAAGGTTCACGACGAGTAACGGTGCTTCCCTTCCAAAGTCGTACTTAACTCGTACCTGCTCCGTATCGCCCACAGCGTCACCACCTCGGCCTCGTCGGATCTTTACAGCCCTGGCTCGAAGCCGACTCGGGCATAGCAGGCGACCGGCGGGACATCCTAGATCTCAGTCGTGGCGGTCATGGGGTGCTCGCGAGGCAGAAGTCGAGCTGTAGGGGCCGCGCGATCGTCCGCGGAGCACC from Brachybacterium kimchii carries:
- a CDS encoding MerR family transcriptional regulator, whose amino-acid sequence is MTWSTRRLAELAGTTVKSVRHYHAVGLLEEPGRAANGYKQYGTSHLVRLLQITRLRKLGMSLADIAEAGESDASYVEAVQALDARLADSIARQQAVRAELADLMVHSAGPDVPAGFEGVADSLTAADRAMITISGALHDDSGMRELHSIVADHQEADEDFNALAPDADDDTVSAVAAQMATVLRAIHERYPSTLTPPTAVGNREQAVREALNQAVTDLYNPAQLEVLRRAYRRAREDAEHGMRRADHD